Proteins encoded by one window of uncultured Cohaesibacter sp.:
- a CDS encoding substrate-binding domain-containing protein produces MQKLMMVAAATIFGISVAHADTYRPECFAPAPGTKSISYPVKEGPYKLAFVNGFAGNDWRIQAIQSIKAWAARPENAKNIAEFTVVSVGNDSAAQIAAIDNYIAAGYDAIAFIAVNPTAFEPVIRRAKRAGTVLIPVDNVLDTDQVVQVNESQMDLGALKAKTVMEETDGKAKKILMVDGLPGNATDRDRRKGMMSVLDQYEGLEIVRVTGNWDTGTSQKVVADALATHGQFDAVLSQLGGAGTIRAMQAVKHPIVPMGMGAENGTRLLMKDLGIPGVSAAQAPAMAAVALEAAVALLQGHELPQTLALPIPHVYAKDLKEGENVFPDLPQSFNTGTGYSECFKPFTPEELLGQNPNDS; encoded by the coding sequence ATGCAGAAATTAATGATGGTTGCAGCAGCGACCATATTTGGAATCAGTGTCGCTCATGCAGACACCTATCGGCCGGAATGCTTTGCTCCGGCCCCCGGAACCAAGTCAATCTCCTATCCCGTCAAGGAAGGCCCCTACAAGCTTGCATTCGTGAACGGATTTGCGGGCAACGACTGGCGCATTCAGGCCATTCAGTCCATCAAGGCATGGGCGGCCCGCCCGGAAAATGCAAAGAATATCGCAGAGTTCACGGTTGTTTCTGTCGGCAATGACAGCGCAGCCCAGATTGCCGCAATCGACAACTATATCGCTGCCGGATATGACGCGATTGCCTTTATCGCAGTCAATCCGACCGCGTTCGAGCCAGTCATTCGCCGGGCGAAACGGGCGGGAACAGTCCTCATTCCAGTCGACAACGTTCTTGATACCGATCAGGTGGTGCAGGTCAATGAAAGCCAGATGGACCTTGGTGCCCTGAAGGCAAAGACCGTGATGGAAGAAACTGACGGCAAAGCCAAGAAGATCCTGATGGTCGATGGTCTGCCAGGCAACGCCACGGATCGTGACCGCCGCAAGGGCATGATGAGTGTTCTTGACCAGTATGAGGGTCTTGAAATCGTACGCGTAACCGGAAACTGGGACACGGGGACGAGCCAAAAGGTTGTCGCTGATGCTCTAGCAACCCACGGGCAGTTTGACGCAGTGCTGTCACAGCTTGGTGGAGCAGGCACGATCCGCGCCATGCAGGCGGTCAAGCATCCCATCGTGCCGATGGGAATGGGCGCTGAGAACGGCACCCGTTTGCTGATGAAAGATCTAGGCATTCCTGGCGTATCGGCTGCTCAGGCCCCTGCCATGGCCGCAGTCGCTTTGGAAGCTGCCGTCGCTCTTCTGCAGGGACATGAACTGCCACAGACCCTTGCTCTGCCCATCCCGCATGTCTATGCGAAAGATCTGAAAGAAGGCGAGAATGTCTTCCCTGATCTTCCACAATCCTTCAATACCGGTACCGGATACAGCGAATGCTTCAAGCCCTTCACGCCTGAAGAGCTTCTTGGACAAAATCCGAACGACTCCTAA
- a CDS encoding sugar ABC transporter ATP-binding protein, with the protein MSISDTPAFRMQGITKRFGVTTALDDVDFACNHSEIHAILGENGAGKSTLIKLISGVIQPTSGEMFLEGTPISLPSPRAALNHGLVCMFQELSLVPDLTVRENLLLGDPGSGLGFLKSDSLDVAVDVLNHIDGSAIRMTSRVSDLSLAARQQVEIAKAMMRKPRVLMLDEATSALNASVVEKVFDLVRAARDSGTSILFISHRFHEIEALADRISVFRNGRRVETFENRTRDYADIVNMMVGQRIEDLFPPKPEMRPEATEIIRVEGFGYEHQVKDVSLSLKEGQITGLGGLDGQGQRTFLLGMFGLLSKFEGNVSLAGTPMKAQTPKSAKQPEIGLAYIPEDRKTEGLIQEQSIAENLQLAAAGLKDLDADDPDLYETFLNALELKHGGLELPVSSLSGGNQQKVVLAKWLAIGPRCLLLDDPTRGIDVKTKTQIYKLLRQLADEGKSIVLLSTDYEELVQLCDEAHIFYSGRIVATLTGDRITAQNIIAASLNLGAATEAAHG; encoded by the coding sequence ATGTCTATCTCTGATACACCCGCATTTCGCATGCAGGGCATCACCAAGCGCTTCGGTGTCACGACAGCCCTGGATGATGTTGATTTCGCCTGCAATCATTCTGAAATACACGCAATTCTCGGCGAGAACGGAGCGGGCAAGTCCACGCTGATCAAGCTGATTTCCGGTGTCATTCAGCCTACATCCGGCGAGATGTTCCTTGAAGGGACACCAATCTCATTACCCTCTCCGCGTGCAGCATTGAATCATGGTCTCGTTTGTATGTTTCAGGAGCTTTCGCTGGTTCCGGATCTGACGGTACGCGAGAACCTGTTGCTCGGTGATCCCGGTTCGGGATTGGGATTTTTGAAAAGCGATTCCCTTGATGTCGCCGTCGACGTGCTGAACCACATCGATGGCTCTGCCATTCGCATGACAAGCCGCGTGAGTGATCTATCTCTGGCAGCGCGCCAGCAGGTGGAAATTGCCAAAGCGATGATGCGCAAGCCGCGTGTCCTGATGCTTGATGAGGCAACCTCGGCGCTCAACGCATCGGTCGTCGAGAAGGTCTTTGATCTGGTTCGCGCCGCTCGAGACAGTGGGACGTCCATCCTCTTCATCTCGCACCGTTTTCACGAGATAGAAGCGCTAGCCGACCGGATCTCAGTGTTTCGAAATGGCCGCCGGGTGGAGACATTTGAAAATCGTACGCGCGATTACGCCGATATCGTCAACATGATGGTCGGCCAGCGGATCGAAGATCTGTTTCCGCCCAAACCGGAGATGCGCCCTGAGGCAACAGAGATCATCCGCGTTGAAGGCTTCGGCTACGAGCATCAGGTAAAAGATGTCTCTCTCTCGCTCAAAGAGGGCCAGATCACCGGTCTGGGAGGTCTGGACGGACAGGGGCAGCGGACCTTCCTGCTCGGCATGTTCGGCCTTCTCAGCAAGTTTGAGGGCAACGTCAGCCTTGCTGGTACTCCCATGAAGGCCCAAACGCCAAAGAGCGCCAAACAGCCCGAAATAGGACTTGCCTACATACCAGAAGATCGCAAGACCGAAGGCCTTATTCAGGAGCAGAGCATAGCAGAAAATCTCCAGCTCGCAGCAGCCGGTCTGAAAGATCTCGATGCCGATGATCCAGACCTCTACGAGACATTTCTGAACGCCCTTGAACTCAAGCATGGAGGTCTCGAACTCCCGGTTTCGTCGTTGTCCGGCGGCAACCAGCAAAAGGTCGTGCTCGCCAAGTGGCTCGCCATTGGTCCGCGATGTCTCTTGCTCGATGATCCGACACGCGGCATCGACGTGAAAACCAAGACACAGATTTACAAATTGCTGCGGCAGCTCGCCGATGAGGGCAAGTCGATTGTGCTCTTGAGTACCGACTATGAGGAACTCGTCCAGCTTTGTGATGAAGCACACATCTTCTACAGCGGGCGCATCGTTGCGACGCTGACCGGAGACAGAATAACTGCTCAAAACATCATCGCTGCTTCTCTGAATTTGGGTGCAGCAACGGAGGCCGCGCATGGTTGA
- a CDS encoding ABC transporter permease encodes MVEYFRSNRRETFAGIVLLILLAVYIGTHPRGFSTYVMTIWANQCLILALAAAAQFFAVVVRGIDLSVGAMMALTNTLASYVLAGSGIEIAGGIVLVMIVGLLCGLVNGILVVYGRIQPIVVTLATSSVFIGLALLLRPTPGGVIDYDLADAMTLDIVGIPTSLIIVGLLVAGFWIPFRRTGLGLGIYAVGSSELAAFQSGIRVNLIRLAAFSLAGFFAGLAGLYYSFVTTSGDAGIAANFTLNSIAAAVLGGVLLRGGVGSLIGAMAGAFILRTISALMFFSGIPTLAQPLFEGMILAGAIAIGAADVLRMRNRLEKFGK; translated from the coding sequence ATGGTTGAGTATTTCCGTTCCAACAGGAGAGAGACCTTCGCCGGAATTGTCCTGCTGATCTTGCTGGCGGTCTATATCGGAACCCACCCACGCGGGTTTTCGACCTATGTGATGACGATCTGGGCCAATCAGTGTCTTATTCTTGCTCTGGCAGCCGCCGCGCAATTCTTCGCGGTTGTCGTCAGAGGCATTGATCTGTCGGTTGGAGCCATGATGGCCCTGACAAACACGCTTGCATCCTATGTGCTGGCGGGGTCAGGCATAGAAATCGCGGGCGGTATCGTGCTGGTGATGATTGTTGGGCTGCTGTGTGGCTTGGTCAACGGAATTCTGGTTGTCTATGGTCGGATCCAGCCGATTGTCGTGACGCTCGCCACATCCTCAGTTTTCATAGGACTGGCTTTGCTGCTGCGACCGACACCGGGCGGGGTCATCGATTACGATCTTGCTGACGCGATGACGCTTGATATCGTCGGCATTCCCACATCGCTGATCATTGTGGGCCTGTTGGTTGCGGGCTTCTGGATTCCTTTTCGTCGCACAGGTCTCGGGCTTGGCATTTATGCGGTCGGGTCTTCCGAACTGGCTGCGTTTCAGTCCGGCATTCGGGTTAACCTGATCCGCCTTGCGGCCTTTTCTCTGGCCGGCTTCTTCGCTGGCCTTGCGGGGCTCTACTACAGCTTTGTCACGACCAGTGGTGATGCTGGCATCGCAGCCAACTTCACCCTCAACTCCATCGCGGCTGCCGTTCTCGGCGGCGTGTTGTTGCGTGGTGGGGTCGGCTCTCTGATCGGAGCAATGGCGGGTGCCTTTATCCTGCGAACCATCTCGGCCCTGATGTTCTTTTCGGGCATTCCCACCCTCGCGCAGCCACTCTTCGAAGGCATGATCCTGGCTGGCGCCATCGCCATTGGTGCTGCCGATGTCCTGCGCATGCGCAATCGTCTGGAGAAATTTGGAAAATGA
- a CDS encoding ABC transporter permease translates to MSQAIKYVQRVNLDSLLPYVGAVILVLLASFAYPKVLSADYLLQQLQIAAFLGVLAAGATIVILLGHIDLSVPWILSGAAILSTALVGSGNPFLAAIAIPAALAFGVIFGIVNGFGVAILRIPSMVWTLAVNSMLLGLAVLNTGGFNPKGESSALMSWLATGRVLGIPSSLLVWLALCLLLTLMMSRTAFGRYLRSIGFNEKATFLSGVSTPSVVFAAFALAGTCSALGGVLLAGYADQAYQSMGDPYLLPTIAAVVIGGTSILGGRGGLFGTIGGAIFITLLTSILSVMQISEAWRSIIFGTIIILMLLFQTLRKGAMK, encoded by the coding sequence ATGAGCCAGGCTATCAAATACGTTCAACGCGTCAATCTCGACAGCCTTCTGCCCTATGTCGGAGCAGTCATTCTGGTGCTGCTTGCAAGCTTCGCCTACCCCAAGGTTCTCTCGGCCGACTATCTGCTTCAGCAATTGCAGATTGCTGCATTTCTCGGTGTTCTGGCCGCCGGGGCCACGATTGTGATCCTGCTGGGTCACATCGACCTCTCCGTGCCATGGATTTTGAGCGGAGCGGCGATCCTGTCGACCGCACTGGTGGGGTCGGGCAATCCGTTCCTCGCTGCCATTGCCATTCCGGCGGCCTTGGCGTTCGGCGTCATCTTCGGAATTGTCAACGGCTTTGGCGTCGCCATCCTGCGCATTCCATCAATGGTCTGGACGCTTGCTGTCAATTCCATGCTGCTCGGCCTTGCTGTCCTGAACACCGGTGGCTTCAACCCCAAGGGGGAGTCGAGCGCGCTCATGTCGTGGCTTGCAACGGGTCGGGTTCTCGGGATCCCCTCCAGTCTGCTGGTCTGGCTCGCTCTTTGCCTTTTGCTCACGCTCATGATGTCCCGGACAGCATTCGGGCGGTATCTGCGTTCCATCGGCTTCAATGAGAAGGCAACGTTCCTGTCAGGCGTTTCCACGCCATCGGTCGTCTTTGCTGCATTTGCACTTGCCGGGACCTGCTCAGCCCTTGGGGGCGTGCTGCTCGCCGGGTATGCCGATCAGGCCTATCAGTCGATGGGAGACCCATATCTCTTGCCGACTATCGCAGCGGTCGTCATCGGCGGAACATCCATTCTGGGTGGTCGTGGCGGATTGTTCGGCACTATTGGCGGCGCAATCTTCATCACCTTGCTGACCTCGATCCTGTCGGTCATGCAGATCAGTGAAGCATGGCGAAGCATCATCTTCGGCACGATCATCATTCTCATGCTGCTGTTTCAAACCCTGCGGAAAGGAGCGATGAAATGA
- a CDS encoding SMP-30/gluconolactonase/LRE family protein: MTSAPGYLTVDPRFETFIDMSRTPEVIAKGITWAEGPVWMDGRFFFSDVPGKHLWCWTESGGQEIALPNSEFANGNTLDLEGRMVSCEHGGRRVLRRLDPFDFDAVEVIADAFEGKRLNSPNDVVVRSDGSVWFTDPPYGINCDVEGYAAESEIGGCYVFCVSPDGTLTAVATDFDKPNGLAFSPDETKLYIADSGAILGASFPGIQYELPHHIRVFDVEGTTLSNGRVFAVVAPGVPDGFRLDHEGYVWTSALDGIHCYSPEGALIGKILLPAQTSNICFGGEDGKTMFITSSDKVYRVFSARTDATSVSRARSLP; encoded by the coding sequence ATGACATCGGCACCTGGTTATCTCACCGTGGATCCTCGTTTCGAAACCTTCATCGATATGTCTCGCACCCCGGAAGTGATCGCCAAGGGCATCACATGGGCTGAGGGTCCCGTCTGGATGGATGGGCGATTCTTCTTCAGCGATGTCCCGGGAAAACATCTCTGGTGCTGGACAGAAAGCGGCGGACAGGAGATTGCCCTGCCCAACAGCGAGTTCGCCAACGGCAATACGCTGGATCTCGAAGGGCGTATGGTCTCTTGCGAGCATGGCGGGCGTCGTGTCCTGCGTAGGCTTGATCCGTTTGACTTCGATGCCGTTGAGGTCATCGCCGATGCCTTCGAAGGCAAGCGCCTCAATTCTCCCAACGATGTGGTGGTTCGCTCAGACGGCTCCGTTTGGTTCACCGACCCACCCTATGGCATCAACTGTGACGTTGAGGGCTATGCTGCGGAAAGTGAAATCGGGGGATGCTATGTCTTTTGCGTAAGCCCCGATGGCACGCTGACGGCCGTCGCGACCGACTTTGACAAGCCCAACGGTCTCGCCTTTTCGCCCGATGAGACGAAACTCTATATCGCTGACTCCGGAGCAATCCTCGGGGCAAGCTTTCCTGGAATTCAGTACGAGCTTCCTCATCATATCCGCGTTTTCGATGTAGAAGGCACGACACTTTCCAACGGTCGGGTCTTCGCCGTGGTCGCTCCCGGGGTTCCGGATGGCTTTCGCCTTGATCACGAGGGCTATGTCTGGACGTCGGCTCTTGATGGCATTCATTGCTATTCGCCGGAAGGTGCCCTGATCGGCAAGATTCTTCTGCCAGCACAGACTTCCAACATCTGTTTCGGTGGTGAGGATGGCAAGACCATGTTCATTACGTCTTCCGACAAGGTCTACAGGGTCTTCTCCGCCCGGACCGACGCAACAAGTGTTTCACGGGCCAGATCCTTACCTTGA
- a CDS encoding substrate-binding domain-containing protein, which translates to MKRHIAFAASVALVGSLLLGGNSAVAQEKSIAYLTPSVNVQFWRYVATGAEAAAKEGGYTIKTLDSANDAKTQLQNAQDAIAQGVAGIVISPTDSSTAPSVLKLAENAGVPVVIADIGTNEGEYVSFVGSDNYAGAVGIGKETAKILKEKNWTDGSFGIIGIPQARINGQLRSKGFREAMAEVGMTNEIPLQQMQTFTAEESYRFAQDMITAYPDLRAIFVESDVQSIGAQQAVRAARKSEDMIIAAFDGTPELVEKIKKGDIIGSGMQQPYLMGFAATEALIKHIAGEKVEKEIALPVLIVTSSNINDLHDEMKLNVFAGDLK; encoded by the coding sequence ATGAAACGTCATATTGCTTTTGCTGCATCCGTAGCTCTTGTCGGCTCGCTTCTACTGGGCGGCAATTCGGCAGTCGCGCAAGAGAAGAGCATCGCCTATCTCACCCCTTCAGTTAACGTGCAATTCTGGAGATACGTTGCCACCGGTGCCGAAGCCGCAGCAAAAGAGGGTGGATACACAATCAAAACGCTCGATTCTGCGAACGATGCCAAAACTCAGTTGCAGAATGCCCAGGATGCCATCGCACAGGGTGTTGCCGGTATCGTGATCTCGCCGACCGACAGCTCGACTGCACCAAGCGTTCTCAAGCTGGCAGAAAATGCGGGCGTGCCCGTTGTGATCGCGGACATTGGCACCAATGAAGGTGAGTATGTTTCCTTTGTTGGATCCGACAACTATGCCGGAGCGGTAGGCATTGGCAAGGAGACTGCCAAGATTCTCAAGGAGAAAAACTGGACAGACGGATCCTTCGGGATCATCGGTATTCCGCAGGCCCGCATCAACGGTCAGCTTCGCTCCAAGGGCTTCCGTGAAGCCATGGCGGAAGTCGGCATGACCAACGAAATCCCGCTTCAGCAGATGCAGACCTTCACCGCTGAGGAATCCTACCGTTTCGCGCAGGACATGATCACTGCATACCCCGATCTTCGGGCAATCTTTGTTGAATCAGACGTCCAGTCGATCGGTGCTCAGCAGGCCGTCCGCGCTGCCAGAAAATCCGAAGACATGATTATTGCTGCCTTTGATGGAACGCCCGAACTGGTCGAAAAAATCAAAAAAGGCGATATCATTGGCTCCGGCATGCAGCAGCCGTATCTGATGGGCTTTGCCGCTACGGAAGCCCTGATCAAGCACATTGCCGGTGAAAAGGTCGAAAAGGAAATCGCCCTGCCGGTCCTGATCGTAACGAGCTCCAACATCAATGATCTGCACGATGAGATGAAACTCAACGTGTTTGCTGGTGACTTGAAATAA
- a CDS encoding sugar ABC transporter ATP-binding protein: MSVNSELLLKADGISKVFGSFAALKGVSFELAAGEIHALFGANGAGKSTLAKVICGHIAPTKGALEAFGVPAKFARPRDAMNAGIGMVTQETSLAGDLSVWENIVLPVYGGKKKPPQATLRRKALSALESLGFADEIDISRDCSELSAAHRQLVEIARIVALGSRVIILDEPTAALSPGESARLFKVMDALRAEGRGLIFVSHRLEEIFAMTDRITILRDGHSVKSNLATADLTQPELISLMVGQNLEALTAEAIPDTSSEPVLLNLQDVRSAPEVQSASLEIHAGEIVGLGGLVGSGRSELAEVLLGLRPMDAGTISLLGKPYTPTNSRTALMSGLGFLPEDRRRQSIVPDFSVRENILLNHLSSLAGPRLKYSSRNARINELADQMGLARDRLDDSSLLNFSGGMQQKALVMRALLLNPKVLVLDEPTKGVDIGARTTIYKILRQLAAEGVAMLLISSDFEELLALSHRIVPISDGQTIGNVSAAEINEEQLTLICAPRSSLDRQKQLLGRLAEQFGVQTGWLLRAGDNVLCLTRQGEVGERGLPEPGMVIPTDGTSIRQALGSKAGALCNEEGDRQSLLMTVNNRRGIRMGTIAILSRSHEKLSRDEIFARTTLELSAFEEGQFQLASDENDEKAIPVGGPK; this comes from the coding sequence GTGTCTGTCAATAGTGAACTCCTTCTCAAGGCGGACGGAATATCTAAGGTATTCGGGTCTTTTGCCGCACTGAAAGGGGTCAGTTTCGAACTCGCTGCCGGAGAAATACATGCGCTTTTCGGGGCAAATGGTGCTGGCAAATCGACACTGGCAAAAGTAATTTGTGGTCACATCGCACCAACAAAGGGAGCTTTGGAAGCGTTCGGTGTTCCTGCGAAATTCGCCCGTCCACGGGACGCAATGAATGCCGGCATCGGTATGGTGACGCAGGAAACAAGTCTCGCTGGCGACCTGTCCGTCTGGGAGAATATCGTCTTGCCGGTCTATGGTGGCAAGAAGAAGCCCCCGCAGGCCACTCTTCGGCGTAAGGCCTTGTCTGCACTCGAGAGCCTCGGCTTTGCGGATGAAATCGACATTAGTCGGGATTGCAGTGAATTGTCTGCGGCCCATCGACAGCTGGTCGAAATTGCCCGCATCGTTGCACTTGGCAGTCGGGTCATCATTCTCGATGAACCAACCGCAGCTCTCAGTCCGGGAGAAAGTGCTCGCCTGTTCAAGGTCATGGATGCTCTGAGGGCGGAAGGTCGGGGACTTATCTTTGTCTCTCACCGTCTTGAAGAAATCTTTGCGATGACCGACCGGATCACCATCCTCAGGGACGGCCATTCGGTCAAGAGTAACCTTGCAACTGCCGATCTCACCCAGCCAGAACTAATCAGCCTTATGGTTGGACAAAATCTTGAGGCGCTCACCGCCGAAGCCATTCCGGATACGTCAAGTGAACCCGTTCTGCTGAACTTGCAAGATGTGCGATCAGCCCCTGAGGTTCAGTCCGCGAGTTTGGAAATCCACGCCGGAGAGATCGTTGGTCTTGGAGGCCTTGTCGGCTCTGGCCGGTCAGAACTGGCCGAGGTCTTGCTCGGGTTGAGACCTATGGATGCGGGAACCATTTCCCTACTTGGCAAACCCTACACTCCAACAAACTCCCGAACGGCCCTTATGTCCGGGCTCGGCTTTCTACCCGAAGATCGCCGACGCCAGAGCATAGTGCCCGACTTTTCCGTGCGCGAAAACATTCTGCTCAATCACCTGAGCAGCCTGGCCGGGCCGCGCCTGAAATACAGTTCTCGCAATGCCCGCATCAATGAACTGGCCGATCAGATGGGGCTTGCGCGAGACCGCCTGGACGACAGCTCCTTGCTGAATTTCTCCGGCGGAATGCAGCAGAAGGCGCTTGTCATGCGCGCCCTGTTGCTCAACCCGAAGGTCCTGGTGCTCGACGAGCCGACCAAGGGTGTCGACATCGGGGCGCGCACGACGATCTACAAGATCTTGCGACAACTCGCTGCTGAAGGGGTGGCGATGCTGTTGATCTCCTCCGATTTCGAGGAACTGTTGGCCCTGTCCCACCGTATCGTGCCCATCAGTGATGGTCAGACCATCGGCAATGTGTCTGCCGCCGAGATCAATGAGGAACAGTTGACACTCATCTGTGCCCCGCGCAGTTCGCTTGATCGCCAGAAGCAATTGTTGGGGCGCCTAGCCGAACAATTTGGCGTTCAGACCGGATGGCTGCTGCGCGCAGGCGACAATGTGCTTTGTCTGACGCGGCAGGGAGAGGTTGGCGAACGGGGACTGCCCGAACCGGGAATGGTCATCCCCACCGACGGCACATCCATCAGGCAGGCACTTGGCAGCAAGGCAGGCGCGCTGTGCAACGAGGAAGGCGACCGGCAGTCGTTGCTGATGACCGTCAACAACAGACGTGGCATCAGAATGGGAACGATCGCCATCCTGTCACGATCACATGAAAAGCTGAGCCGAGACGAGATCTTCGCTCGCACGACGTTGGAACTATCGGCCTTCGAGGAGGGGCAATTTCAGCTGGCCTCGGACGAGAACGATGAAAAGGCAATTCCGGTTGGAGGCCCTAAATGA
- a CDS encoding ABC transporter permease, translated as MTQVFAKYSNILEVRMAGLTLMIGIALSLASPHFLTTANLFNLMDQSVVTGIVAIGMTFVILTGGIDLSVGSVIGVTGILLGLAMREVPIPLAIAFAVMAGAFIGSISGILVAVFGLAPFVVTLGSMAICRSLAYVFSNQRTISDVPDALSGLVYDSLFGLQMNVLILIVLYVVAWIYLTHSKGGRTIYAIGSNKEAARISGLNVRLYSILPYVVSGALCAVAVTLIAAQIGSIDPLAGNAMELDAIAAVVIGGASLFGGRGSIVGTLFGVLIMVMIRNGMNLLGVSPFWQGTAIGTIIIAAVLAERLLSGRSRHH; from the coding sequence ATGACACAGGTTTTTGCAAAATATTCTAACATTCTGGAAGTGCGGATGGCGGGCCTGACCCTGATGATCGGTATCGCTTTGTCTCTGGCGTCTCCCCATTTTCTGACAACGGCCAATCTGTTCAACCTGATGGACCAGTCGGTGGTGACCGGGATTGTTGCGATCGGGATGACCTTTGTGATCCTGACGGGGGGCATTGATCTGTCGGTGGGGTCGGTCATCGGTGTTACGGGGATCTTGTTGGGGCTGGCTATGCGCGAAGTCCCGATCCCGCTGGCGATCGCATTTGCAGTCATGGCAGGAGCCTTCATCGGGTCGATTTCGGGCATTTTGGTCGCGGTCTTCGGTCTAGCCCCCTTCGTGGTGACATTGGGCTCCATGGCCATATGCCGAAGCCTTGCCTATGTGTTTTCCAACCAGCGCACCATTTCAGACGTGCCCGACGCGCTGTCGGGACTGGTCTACGACAGCCTGTTCGGTCTGCAAATGAATGTCCTCATTCTGATCGTCCTTTATGTCGTCGCCTGGATCTATCTCACCCATTCCAAAGGCGGCAGAACGATTTATGCGATCGGCTCCAACAAGGAGGCCGCGCGGATATCTGGCCTGAATGTGCGGCTCTACAGCATCCTGCCATATGTGGTGTCGGGTGCACTTTGCGCAGTGGCAGTGACGCTCATCGCCGCGCAGATCGGCTCCATCGACCCTCTTGCGGGCAACGCCATGGAGCTCGATGCAATCGCCGCAGTCGTCATCGGGGGGGCAAGCCTGTTTGGTGGTCGCGGTTCCATCGTGGGAACCCTGTTCGGGGTCCTCATCATGGTGATGATCCGCAACGGAATGAACCTGCTCGGCGTTTCGCCATTCTGGCAGGGCACAGCCATTGGCACGATCATCATTGCAGCAGTTCTTGCTGAAAGGCTCCTTTCGGGGCGCTCAAGACATCATTGA
- a CDS encoding SMP-30/gluconolactonase/LRE family protein: MFLDHLEIIDPAFKKLILMNTHLERLWQGARWMEGPAWFGAGRYLVFSDIPNCRMMRYDDTDGSVSEFRNPSNNSNGNTMDRQGRLITCEHLGRRVVRTEYDGSLTVLADNFEGKRFNSPNDVIVDTTGAIWFTDPSYGIDWEYEGAKLDHEVGSNNVYRIDPASGKLELIADDFVQPNGLAFSPDETILYIADTGATHVDGGPAHIRKFKVEGSRLSGGEVFATCTAGLFDGFRVDHHGNIWSSSAEGVHCLSPEGKLIGKIKVPEVVSNVCFGGPKRNRLFICGTTSLYATFLNTKGATI; this comes from the coding sequence ATGTTTCTCGATCATCTGGAGATAATCGATCCCGCATTCAAAAAGCTCATTCTGATGAATACGCATCTGGAGAGGCTGTGGCAGGGTGCACGCTGGATGGAAGGACCAGCCTGGTTCGGTGCCGGACGGTATCTGGTCTTCTCGGACATCCCCAATTGTCGGATGATGCGTTATGACGACACGGATGGATCAGTGTCTGAATTCCGCAATCCATCCAACAATTCCAACGGCAACACCATGGATCGTCAGGGACGATTGATCACATGCGAGCATCTTGGGCGGCGCGTGGTGAGAACCGAATATGACGGCAGCCTCACCGTACTGGCCGACAATTTTGAAGGCAAAAGGTTCAATTCACCCAACGACGTCATTGTCGACACAACGGGAGCAATCTGGTTCACAGATCCCTCCTATGGTATCGATTGGGAATATGAAGGGGCCAAGCTCGACCATGAGGTCGGATCGAACAATGTCTATCGGATTGATCCGGCATCCGGAAAACTCGAATTGATCGCAGACGATTTCGTTCAGCCCAACGGGCTGGCCTTCTCGCCGGATGAGACGATCCTCTACATCGCCGACACTGGCGCAACCCACGTCGATGGCGGGCCGGCTCATATCCGTAAATTCAAGGTGGAAGGCTCGAGACTGAGCGGTGGCGAAGTGTTCGCGACCTGCACTGCAGGCCTCTTCGATGGTTTCCGTGTGGATCATCATGGCAACATTTGGTCAAGCTCGGCCGAAGGGGTCCATTGCCTGTCACCGGAAGGCAAGCTGATTGGCAAGATCAAGGTGCCGGAAGTGGTTTCCAACGTGTGCTTCGGTGGACCAAAACGAAACCGCTTGTTTATCTGCGGGACCACTAGTCTCTATGCGACGTTCCTCAACACCAAAGGGGCAACAATCTAA